A stretch of Tigriopus californicus strain San Diego chromosome 11, Tcal_SD_v2.1, whole genome shotgun sequence DNA encodes these proteins:
- the LOC131890792 gene encoding protein enabled homolog isoform X2, whose translation MVVSQKQPSIMDPSQMSNGNSNGDMELQMAAMQKMLAEQAEKMRLQQEALERERQERQRDQAEMEKERQRMDSGSRMTSNGDDDSVSSELEILRKQLAAREQELKTKDDQLKERDERLSLMSQRSNSEMSDEAYYSNTSSKVGEVPEVRLCSCDCTDKGFERCVMYKKHVCACSFSCNFVKDYLKPPRGHSFYLA comes from the exons ATGGTCGTGTCTCAAAAACAA CCCTCGATCATGGATCCTAGCCAGATGTCGAATGGCAATTCCAATGGTGACATGGAACTTCAAATGGCTGCCATGCAAAAAATGCTTGCTGAGCAAGCCGAGAAAATGCGCCTTCAACAAGAAGCCTTGGAACGCGAACGACAAGAACGGCAAAGG GATCAGGCCGAGATGGAAAAGGAACGCCAACGAATGGATTCCGGATCTCGAATGACCTCCAATGGGGATGACGATTCAGTTTCGAGTGAGCTTGAAATATTGCGAAAGCAATTGGCCGCTCGAGAGCAAGAATTGAAGACCAAGGATGATCAGCTCAAGGAGCGAGACGAACGATTGTCGTTGATGAGTCAAAG ATCCAATAGTGAGATGTCAGATGAAGCGTATTATTCCAACACTTCATCAAAG gtcGGCGAAGTCCCCGAGGTCCGGTTGTGCTCGTGCGACTGCACTGATAAAGGATTCGAGAGATGTGTGATGTACAAAAAGCACGTCTGTGCTTGTTCATTCTCGTGCAACTTCGTCAAGGACTACTTAAAGCCTCCCCGTGGCCATTCCTTCTACttagcctag
- the LOC131890788 gene encoding galactosylgalactosylxylosylprotein 3-beta-glucuronosyltransferase P-like — protein sequence MIPSKNNEKTSPSYDNLFVQMCNDSLPHLGYKLDKTKPVLYIVTPTFARREQVAELTRLAQTLLHVRNMIWFVIEDATKCSPMVGDLLDRFQIPYVQMLAPLPEIFSGQSQKPRGVSQRNAAIQFILSQSNPPEGVLYFADDDNTYDLRLFEDIRTTKKISMFPVGLVAGSSHSSPILKDGRLVGYSDPWFGKRKFPMDMAGFAINIRMLTYNPDRVAMPFMPGYEEDGFLKGLNFNWEDVEALAENCTKVWVWHTTTIEKSAPTFRFEQSDTNLQSLFQELKHTGLIKQSDDGPHLPQCGIDKYC from the coding sequence ATGATTCCATCCAAAAACAATGAGAAGACTTCGCCCAGCTACGACAATCTTTTCGTGCAAATGTGCAATGACTCTTTGCCGCACCTCGGCTACAAATTGGACAAAACCAAACCGGTGCTCTACATTGTTACACCCACATTTGCACGGAGAGAGCAGGTGGCTGAATTGACCAGATTGGCTCAAACCTTGCTTCATGTGAGAAACATGATTTGGTTTGTGATTGAAGATGCAACCAAATGTTCGCCCATGGTTGGCGATCTCTTGGATCGATTTCAGATCCCTTACGTTCAGATGCTAGCTCCTCTGCCCGAGATTTTTAGTGGACAAAGTCAAAAGCCTCGTGGCGTTTCTCAACGCAATGCAGCCATCCAATTCATCTTGAGTCAATCCAATCCTCCCGAGGGTGTTCTCTACTTTGCGGACGATGACAATACTTATGATTTGAGGCTCTTTGAAGACATTCGCACCACCAAGAAGATTTCCATGTTTCCCGTAGGGCTTGTGGCGGGTAGCTCTCACAGCAGTCCAATACTAAAAGATGGGCGCTTGGTTGGATATTCGGATCCATGGTTTGGCAAAAGGAAATTTCCCATGGACATGGCCGGATTTGCGATCAATATCCGGATGTTGACTTACAATCCGGATCGGGTGGCAATGCCGTTCATGCCCGGTTATGAAGAGGATGGATTCCTCAAAggtctcaatttcaattgggaGGACGTGGAGGCCTTGGCGGAAAATTGCACCAAAGTTTGGGTGTGGCATACAACCACAATTGAAAAATCGGCTCCGACGTTTCGATTTGAACAATCAGACACAAATCTGCAAAGCTTATTCCAGGAACTCAAGCACACAGGATTGATAAAACAATCCGACGATGGACCTCATCTGCCGCAATGTGGAATAGATAAGTATTGTTAG
- the LOC131890790 gene encoding myb-like protein X, whose protein sequence is MKSPLLGGVLFVFVLVAFVANQGHAKTTNILKECSDNALKFGSFQDCFQHFLLPENQHQLSKYQDKDAPKGLEGYSLKRIRDMMSTIDSSELIWTSSESDEIFDIPRVLKSEHRNKRSPKKGKKSKEKRSKEKRSKEKRRKSKKSKEKKRKSKEKSKERSSEEEETSTTSTTTTTTTTTTTTATTTTTATTTTTTTTTTTTPTTTTTITSTTTSGEFPEETTKSNNPDDEFELTGGPRRNVPAGEK, encoded by the exons ATGAAGAGCCCCCTACTTGGAGGTGTCCTCTTCGTTTTTGTCTTGGTGGCTTTTGTTGCAAACCAAGGCCACGCCAAAACTACTAACATTCTCAAGGAATGCTCAGACAATGCATTGAAGTTTGGATCATTCCAAGATTGCTTCCAGCATTTTCTGTTGCCAGAGAACCAACATCAGTTGTCAAAG TATCAGGACAAGGATGCACCCAAGGGTCTCGAAGGTTATTCTTTGAAGAGGATCAGAGATATGATGAGCACAATTGACAGCTCAGAGTTGATCTGGACTAGTTCTGAGAGTGATGAGATCTTTGATATACCACGTGTGTTAAAATCTGAACACAG GAACAAGCGATCTCCGAAGAAAggcaaaaagtccaaagagaagagatccaaagaaaagagatccaaagaaaagaggaggaagtcgAAGAAGTCTAAGGAGAAGAAACGTAAATCCAAAGAGAAATCCAAAGAAAGGTCCtcggaagaagaagagaccaGTACCACTtctacaactacaacaacgacaacaacaacaactactactgctacgacgacgacgacagccacaacaacaacaacaactacaacaactaccacTACACCTACTACCACAACCACAATCACATCTACCACTACTTCTGGTGAGTTTCCGGAAGAGACCACCAAGTCCAATAATCCAGACGACGAATTTGAACTCACTGGCGGACCAAGACGAAATGTTCCTGCGGGGGAAAAGTAG
- the LOC131890783 gene encoding bestrophin-4-like has product MLRNGFRESRKVHPNTIGAPLKDMADSQYMSEPKLVGEGAQNIYANRYQDTNKRFRGFWHLMAMWKGSVLKLIWHDLLVFMVMYSILSAIYRFWLFGNAKHREAFELVCVYASRFRGMIPITFLTGFYVSQVVSRYWDQFMSLPFTDQLAYKLVTFVPGNDVYRKNLRRTVMRYANLSIIFVYRLVSSKVRKRFPTFDSMVDAKVLLPQERDRLIQVNEKSAFELTWVPISWALKAIQQARTSNKITIEAPIFSSLVGEFDAIEAANRKILNYGWVNFPLAYTQVATLSVFSYFFSSLFACQYLIPEDKTVDTETFPHLNVSFSTLKPFDLHTPDIYVPVFTILEFISYMGWIKVAEALLNPFGDDDDDFQINYLIDRNLTISYLIVEEGETDLEDVKDPFLSGNVPPELPYNDESLIDESTKQIGQVSADETTDQTDSNGGVGLIIGTVRKISNASFGRLAPNNRSGSSHGTTMSINFSLAKVDEAEIGPTSGDSGFLGDTEMDVENGHVKRNHLEIPTRSERKRKVSPHGQSPIIADFNENHCATSKL; this is encoded by the exons ATGCTAAGAAATGGATTCAGGGAGTCTCGCAAGGTGCATCCTAACACCATTGGAGCTCCACTTAAAGACATGGCGGATTCACAATACATGTCCGAGCCCAAATTGGTGGGTGAAGGGGCCCAGAATATTTACGCTAATCGATACCAAGATACCAATAAACGCTTCCGAGGCTTTTGGCATCTCATGGCCATGTGGAAAGGCAGCGTGCTCAAGCTCATTTGGCACGACTTGTTAGTGTTCATGGTGATGTATTCCATTCTGAGTGCCATCTACAGATTCTGGCTGTTCGGTAACGCCAAGCATCGAGAAGCCTTTGAGTTGGTTTGTGTCTATGCGAGCAG ATTCCGAGGGATGATACCAATCACGTTTCTGACCGGATTCTACGTGTCCCAAGTAGTCTCTCGATATTGGGACCAATTCATGAGTTTGCCGTTCACCGATCAATTGGCGTATAAATTGGTGACATTTGTTCCTGGAAAC GACGTGTATCGCAAAAACCTTAGACGGACAGTAATGCGCTATGCCAATTTATCCATCATCTTCGTCTATCGATTGGTCTCGTCCAAAGTTCGAAAGCGGTTCCCAACTTTCGACAGTATGGTCGACGCCAAAGTACTTTTACCTCAGGAGCGAGATCGACTCATTCAGGTTAACGAAAAATCAGCCTTTGAGCTTACCTGGGTCCCCATCTCATGGGCTTTGAAGGCCATCCAACAAGCTCGAACTAGCAACAAAATCACCATTGAAGCCCCCATCTTCAGCTCCCTCGTGGGCGAGTTCGATGCCATCGAGGCCGCCAATCGAAAGATCCTCAATTACGGTTGGGTCAATTTCCCTTTGGCCTACACCCAAGTGGCCACGTTATCCGTGTTTTCATACTTCTTCTCTTCGCTGTTCGCCTGCCAGTACCTGATCCCCGAGGACAAGACCGTGGACACCGAGACCTTTCCTCACTTGAACGTCAGTTTCTCCACCCTCAAGCCCTTTGACCTGCACACCCCGGACATTTACGTTCCCGTGTTCACCATCCTCGAATTTATAAGCTACATGGGCTGGATCAAGGTGGCCGAGGCCTTGCTCAATCCATTTggcgacgatgacgacgatttCCAGATCAATTATCTCATCGATCGAAACCTCACCATCTCGTACTTGATTGTGGAAGAGGGTGAGACGGACTTGGAGGACGTGAAAGATCCATTTCTCAGCGGCAATGTTCCCCCGGAACTGCCCTATAACGATGAGTCACTCATTGACGAGTCGACCAAACAGATCGGACAAGTGAGCGCTGATGAGACTACTGATCAGACGGATTCAAACGGAGGGGTGGGCCTGATCATCGGCACAGTGAGAAAGATATCCAATGCGTCATTTGGCAGACTTGCTCCGAACAACAGATCTGGTTCTTCGCATGGAACGACGATGTCCATCAACTTTAGTTTGGCCAAGGTAGATGAGGCAGAAATCGGTCCCACAAGTGGAGATTCGGGATTCCTGGGCGACACGGAAATGGACGTGGAGAATGGACATGTCAAAAGGAATCACTTGGAGATACCAACACGCAGTGAGAGGAAACGAAAAGTCTCTCCTCATGGTCAAAGTCCTATCATAGCGGACTTCAATGAAAACCATTGCGCCACGTCAAAACTGTAA
- the LOC131890792 gene encoding protein enabled homolog isoform X4, producing MVVSQKQKPSIMDPSQMSNGNSNGDMELQMAAMQKMLAEQAEKMRLQQEALERERQERQRDQAEMEKERQRMDSGSRMTSNGDDDSVSSELEILRKQLAAREQELKTKDDQLKERDERLSLMSQRSNSEMSDEAYYSNTSSKTPTTPTVGRTNLIRTMTLLTIGIHW from the exons ATGGTCGTGTCTCAAAAACAA AAGCCCTCGATCATGGATCCTAGCCAGATGTCGAATGGCAATTCCAATGGTGACATGGAACTTCAAATGGCTGCCATGCAAAAAATGCTTGCTGAGCAAGCCGAGAAAATGCGCCTTCAACAAGAAGCCTTGGAACGCGAACGACAAGAACGGCAAAGG GATCAGGCCGAGATGGAAAAGGAACGCCAACGAATGGATTCCGGATCTCGAATGACCTCCAATGGGGATGACGATTCAGTTTCGAGTGAGCTTGAAATATTGCGAAAGCAATTGGCCGCTCGAGAGCAAGAATTGAAGACCAAGGATGATCAGCTCAAGGAGCGAGACGAACGATTGTCGTTGATGAGTCAAAG ATCCAATAGTGAGATGTCAGATGAAGCGTATTATTCCAACACTTCATCAAAG ACGCCAACCACACCCACTGTcgggagaaccaatctgatacgtACTATGACACTGCTTACTATCGGAATCCATTGGTGA
- the LOC131890792 gene encoding protein enabled homolog isoform X3 — protein MDPSQMSNGNSNGDMELQMAAMQKMLAEQAEKMRLQQEALERERQERQRDQAEMEKERQRMDSGSRMTSNGDDDSVSSELEILRKQLAAREQELKTKDDQLKERDERLSLMSQRSNSEMSDEAYYSNTSSKVGEVPEVRLCSCDCTDKGFERCVMYKKHVCACSFSCNFVKDYLKPPRGHSFYLA, from the exons ATGGATCCTAGCCAGATGTCGAATGGCAATTCCAATGGTGACATGGAACTTCAAATGGCTGCCATGCAAAAAATGCTTGCTGAGCAAGCCGAGAAAATGCGCCTTCAACAAGAAGCCTTGGAACGCGAACGACAAGAACGGCAAAGG GATCAGGCCGAGATGGAAAAGGAACGCCAACGAATGGATTCCGGATCTCGAATGACCTCCAATGGGGATGACGATTCAGTTTCGAGTGAGCTTGAAATATTGCGAAAGCAATTGGCCGCTCGAGAGCAAGAATTGAAGACCAAGGATGATCAGCTCAAGGAGCGAGACGAACGATTGTCGTTGATGAGTCAAAG ATCCAATAGTGAGATGTCAGATGAAGCGTATTATTCCAACACTTCATCAAAG gtcGGCGAAGTCCCCGAGGTCCGGTTGTGCTCGTGCGACTGCACTGATAAAGGATTCGAGAGATGTGTGATGTACAAAAAGCACGTCTGTGCTTGTTCATTCTCGTGCAACTTCGTCAAGGACTACTTAAAGCCTCCCCGTGGCCATTCCTTCTACttagcctag
- the LOC131890792 gene encoding protein enabled homolog isoform X1, whose translation MVVSQKQKPSIMDPSQMSNGNSNGDMELQMAAMQKMLAEQAEKMRLQQEALERERQERQRDQAEMEKERQRMDSGSRMTSNGDDDSVSSELEILRKQLAAREQELKTKDDQLKERDERLSLMSQRSNSEMSDEAYYSNTSSKVGEVPEVRLCSCDCTDKGFERCVMYKKHVCACSFSCNFVKDYLKPPRGHSFYLA comes from the exons ATGGTCGTGTCTCAAAAACAA AAGCCCTCGATCATGGATCCTAGCCAGATGTCGAATGGCAATTCCAATGGTGACATGGAACTTCAAATGGCTGCCATGCAAAAAATGCTTGCTGAGCAAGCCGAGAAAATGCGCCTTCAACAAGAAGCCTTGGAACGCGAACGACAAGAACGGCAAAGG GATCAGGCCGAGATGGAAAAGGAACGCCAACGAATGGATTCCGGATCTCGAATGACCTCCAATGGGGATGACGATTCAGTTTCGAGTGAGCTTGAAATATTGCGAAAGCAATTGGCCGCTCGAGAGCAAGAATTGAAGACCAAGGATGATCAGCTCAAGGAGCGAGACGAACGATTGTCGTTGATGAGTCAAAG ATCCAATAGTGAGATGTCAGATGAAGCGTATTATTCCAACACTTCATCAAAG gtcGGCGAAGTCCCCGAGGTCCGGTTGTGCTCGTGCGACTGCACTGATAAAGGATTCGAGAGATGTGTGATGTACAAAAAGCACGTCTGTGCTTGTTCATTCTCGTGCAACTTCGTCAAGGACTACTTAAAGCCTCCCCGTGGCCATTCCTTCTACttagcctag
- the LOC131890216 gene encoding glycine receptor subunit alpha-2-like, which translates to MISIRPFGLGLWSLLAVSMRLLLRINTVLILMRLVQAQLFEDPWDQLDQCSCSNEDADVPVGFLSLVGGALKVPRDYNKNVQPPGKPTIVDIGFIVNDVLEIDDDAYSVTLKMEMPMYWNDSRIQFNTTLLDQVSPNRWLYIDPNWKDDLWFPSLVVQNMQEFKTITSIKSNEKLMITEIPDKRFHYVAMHLIKFTCGLKFDFFPFDIHLCSMKVHLDSPVEELSLDFFHGSHLKWGWANTTTILDYGIDFEPLSIEALLETNTMFNGITYQKSISGFVVKLSRKVSVYLFNYFIPSGLFVVVSWVSLIIPPDAVPGRVALIITTFLVLVNIANTVFSSSPTADTINPIQVWILACIVFVFMTVLEYAYILFMMRRVKRHILMANNLKKNKPRKSSKVYTTEETPKISTLSSARTHSLTSPIPEHDYVDCGTVKEFLTDGAKNNRMSNIRRRLEVIRNRFLDWRSKVRSALSPILDDLLDNFQPDDTNLQLLMANTDFVFFWIMIMSFMIFNIIYWTYYTL; encoded by the exons ATGATAAGCATAAGGCCATTTGGCCTCGGGCTTTGGTCGTTACTAGCCGTTTCAATGAGGCTCCTTTTGAGGATAAACACAGTCTTAATATTGATGAGACTTGTCCAAGCTCAATTGTTTGAAGATCCTTGGGACCAATTGGACCAATGCTCATGCTCAAATGAAGATGCTGATGTTCCTGTGGGGTTTCTATCCCTAGTCGGTGGAGCCCTAAAGGTTCCAAGGGACTACAACAAGAATGTGCAACCTCCAGGGAAGCCAACTATTGTCGATATTGGCTTTATCGTCAATGACGTCCTAGAAATTGACGATGATGCTTATTCCGTCACATTAAAG ATGGAAATGCCCATGTATTGGAACGACTCGCGTATTCAATTCAATACCACTTTGTTGGATCAGGTCTCCCCCAACCGATGGCTCTACATTGACCCGAATTGGAAGGATGATCTTTGGTTCCCATCGTTAGTGGTTCAAAATATGCAGGAGTTCAAAACAATTACATCCATCAAATCCAACGAGAAACTCATGATCACCGAAATCCCTGACAAAAGATTTCACTACGTAGCGATGCACCTGATCAAGTTCACTTGCGGTTTGAAATTCGACTTTTTCCCATTTGACATTCATCTTTGCTCTATGAAG GTTCATTTGGATAGTCCAGTTGAAGAACTTAGTTTGGATTTCTTTCATGGTTCTCACTTGAAATGGGGTTGGGCCAATACAACGACTATTTTGGATTATGGGATCGACTTTGAACCTTTATCGATAGAAGCGCTTCTGGAAACCAACACTATGTTCAATGGCATTACTTATCAGAAATCCATTTCTGGTTTCGTCGTCAAGCTCTCTCGCAAA GTCAGCGTCTACCTATTCAACTACTTCATTCCCTCTGGTTTGTTCGTGGTAGTCAGTTGGGTTAGCTTGATCATTCCCCCCGATGCTGTTCCAG GAAGAGTTGCTTTAATCATAACGACCTTCCTTGTCTTGGTAAATATCGCTAACACTGTTTTCTCGAGCTCGCCGACGGCAGACACCATAAATCCCATTCAG GTCTGGATTTTGGCATGCATTGTATTTGTTTTCATGACTGTGTTGGAATACGCGTACATTCTCTTCATGATGAGACGAGTCAAGAGGCACATTCTCATGGCCAATaacttgaaaaagaacaaacccAGGAAGTCATCCAAAGTCTACACAACAGAAGAGACTCCCAAGATTTCCACCCTGAGTTCGGCTCGGACTCATTCGTTGACCAGCCCTATTCCTGAGCACGATTATGTTGATTGTGGAACGGTCAAAGAGTTTCTCACGGATGGTGCAAAGAACAATCGCATGAGCAACATCAGAAGGAGAttggaggtgatcagaaacagATTCTTGGATTGGAGATCGAAAGTCAGGTCTGCGTTAAGCCCAATACTCGATGATCTGTTGGATAACTTTCAACCGGATGATACGAATCTGCAATTGCTTATGGCTAATACGGACTTTGTCTTCTTCTGGATTATGATCATGTCCTTTATGATATTTAATATCATATATTGGACTTACTATACCTTGTAG